TGACTTCTTGGTACAAAGAGGACAATTTTTGTGTGATGATTTGTCTGAAACGGAAATAATATGTTCCTGATCATTACCGCAGATATGGAAATAAAAGGATGCTCCACTCGTGGTAAGCGAGTAAATCAATACTAATACGGTGGCAATCCATTTTCGCATAAGTTACAAATATAGTAAAAAAATCAGAACTCTGACTCAAAACCAAAGATGTGACAAAAAAGTTATCCCAGTACAGACTTATCCCAATTCTTTCCTAAATTGAAATATAATTTTGTAGTATTAAATAATTAATATAAAAATGCAGACTATGAAAAAGATCATTTTAACACTGGCAGTAGTATGTGGTATGCAATTTGCATTTGCACAGGATATCAAAGAAACTCAGGTACCGGCAGTAATCCTGAATACATATAAGCAGCATTTTAAAAGTGCTAAATTCAGTGATTGGGAAATTAAATCAAATGGTATGTATGAAGTCGAATTCAAGACGAGTCTGACAGGTAAAGATCATACAGCATTGTTCACTCCTGAGGGAAAACTTTATCAGCATAAGGAGGAGCTGGCTGCTAAAAATCTTCCGGCAGCAGTGTCCGCTTCCATTAAGAAGGACTTTAAAGGATATCGCATAGATGATGTAGATCGTATAGATCAGCAAGGTAAAGTAACCTATAAGGTGAGTCTGAAAAGCAATGCTCAGGATTATGATGTGGTATTCGGAGCAAATGGTTCCGTAATCAGTAAAAAATTGGATTAATCAGTTTACAGATATATAAAACAAGAATATGAGAAAATTAATAATTGCACCTCTGATGATATTATTGACGGTCTTTGTGGCTTGTGATAAGGATGAAGTAATGGATCCTACTAAATTGCCTTCCAAAGTACAGGATTATATTGCGGTACATTTTTCTGATGCCCATATCAGTAGGGTAGAACAGGATAAGGGGGATAGTAATTCGTATTACGAAGTCTATTTATCAACTGGTTATGAACTGGATTTTAACAAAGCCGGAGATATTTATGGAATTGATGGTAATACAAAAAGACTTCCGGATTCCGTTATTCCTGAAAAGTTATCCACATATGTTTCTGTAAATTATAATAATTTTTTTGTTGTAAAATGGGAATTAGATCGAATGGAGCAGGAAATAAAGCTTAATAACGGAATAGAACTGGTGTTCGATCTTAACGGAGAGTTTAAAAATGTGGATAAATAGCGTCGGCTGATTTTTGTGATTTTTTTGTGTCTTGTTTATATTGGTTATAACATTGAATATAAACCAAAATACAAACCTAAAATTGAACTGTAATGGAACAATTGATCACAAACCCTACTGTCCTGTTTATATGCACCGCGCTTCTATTAAGCTCAGCAGTTGCTTTATATAAGGTATACTCTAAATTAATCAAAAGAGTATAATCAGGTATTAAAAAAGAAAAGCCCGATCCGGGCTTTTCTTTTATGCTTTCAAATCTTTTATAAAACCGGGAATTTTTTCCATGTAGTTTTCCTGAGCCAGTAATTTGACAAAGGCACTTCCTACTATAGCTCCATCGGCAATAGAAGTTGTCCGCACAAATGCTTCTCTGGAAGAAATACCAAATCCGACAATTAGGGGATGTTCCAGTTCCAAAGCTTTGATACGATTGAAGTATGCAGTAGTGTCATCACCTACATTAAGGTTATTGCCTGTCACTGCATTAGAAGATAAAAGATAGATAAAACTGGTTGATAGGTTATCTATTTTACGAATCCGTTCATCAGAGGTCTGTGGTGTTACCAGAAACACATTGCTGATCCCGTATTTTTTAAATATATCCTGATAGAGTTCTTCATACTCATACATCGGAAGATCGGGGATAATGACTCCTGTAATACCGGCCTCCTGACACGATCTGCAGAAATTTTCAACGCCATATTGCAATACCGGATTGACGTAACCCATCAGGAAGACGGGTATAGTGACCCGATCTCTCAATGTACGTAGCTGCTCGAAAAGTTTATGCAGTGTCATTCCGTTTTTCAATGCTTCCTCAGAGCTGTGCTGGATCACAGGGCCATCTGCCACAGGATCAGAGTAAGGGAAACCTATTTCCAGAAAATCTGCTCCTGATTTTTCCAAAGCTTCTGCTATTTCTACTGTACTTTCCAGCGTAGGATACCCGGCTGTAAAATAAATAGAAAGTAAAGGTTTGTCTGTTACAGAAGCGAATGTATATTTTTTCTCGTTCATAATTTAAAATCCAAAGTATTTCATATAATTATCCAGATCCTTATCGCCACGTCCTGATAGACAAACGACTACAGTCTCAG
The Sphingobacterium spiritivorum genome window above contains:
- the trpA gene encoding tryptophan synthase subunit alpha; amino-acid sequence: MNEKKYTFASVTDKPLLSIYFTAGYPTLESTVEIAEALEKSGADFLEIGFPYSDPVADGPVIQHSSEEALKNGMTLHKLFEQLRTLRDRVTIPVFLMGYVNPVLQYGVENFCRSCQEAGITGVIIPDLPMYEYEELYQDIFKKYGISNVFLVTPQTSDERIRKIDNLSTSFIYLLSSNAVTGNNLNVGDDTTAYFNRIKALELEHPLIVGFGISSREAFVRTTSIADGAIVGSAFVKLLAQENYMEKIPGFIKDLKA
- a CDS encoding PepSY-like domain-containing protein, encoding MRKLIIAPLMILLTVFVACDKDEVMDPTKLPSKVQDYIAVHFSDAHISRVEQDKGDSNSYYEVYLSTGYELDFNKAGDIYGIDGNTKRLPDSVIPEKLSTYVSVNYNNFFVVKWELDRMEQEIKLNNGIELVFDLNGEFKNVDK
- a CDS encoding PepSY-like domain-containing protein, which translates into the protein MKKIILTLAVVCGMQFAFAQDIKETQVPAVILNTYKQHFKSAKFSDWEIKSNGMYEVEFKTSLTGKDHTALFTPEGKLYQHKEELAAKNLPAAVSASIKKDFKGYRIDDVDRIDQQGKVTYKVSLKSNAQDYDVVFGANGSVISKKLD